The following are from one region of the Candidatus Binatia bacterium genome:
- a CDS encoding TolC family protein: MPGFRFALAALFSLLAIGGNPGRSLAAEAPAPPVGEQIELKREAAGKELTVEDAVRNALENHPSIKQARERVGAQAAVLRQQFAAYYPTITIKNTFTDNTDTGLRSTDVDKQEVEISPTFNFILYNFGKREGTVQAARETLSATQYNLKTSADSVVLGVKQAYYSYLQSIALVRVREETVRDRELIVRQAQAFYDVGTRAKIDLVRAQSNLFSAQSDLIAAQNTMRVSWVTLKNAMGLPDLPEQSVTTVTADQVEKFSVTTFPLNLEQARSQSFDIRPELLSFKAQLRAQDQVIATNRRGHLPDLTLDANAGWSNVSGDSSCPTRLINDPTTNVVTSRRTCTTPRPLFPLDSSWQVQLSLTIPVFDGFRTTNKVAESVRTYYAVKAQAEQQRQQVALEVEQGYANLVSAQERIKATRAAEQAARENLELANGRYQVGVGSIIEVTDAQALYVSAEVDYVNSLYNYKIAEAQLLRAVGTP; this comes from the coding sequence AAGGAATTGACGGTGGAAGACGCCGTTCGCAACGCCCTGGAAAATCATCCGAGCATCAAGCAGGCGAGAGAGCGAGTCGGCGCGCAGGCGGCGGTGCTGCGGCAGCAGTTTGCGGCTTACTATCCGACGATCACCATCAAAAACACCTTTACCGACAACACCGATACAGGGTTGAGAAGCACCGATGTGGACAAGCAGGAGGTGGAAATCTCGCCCACGTTTAACTTCATTCTCTATAACTTCGGCAAGCGCGAGGGAACGGTTCAGGCGGCGCGAGAGACGCTGAGCGCCACTCAGTATAATTTAAAAACGAGCGCCGATTCGGTCGTCCTCGGGGTCAAGCAGGCCTATTACTCGTATCTTCAATCGATAGCTTTGGTGCGCGTCCGGGAAGAGACGGTCCGGGACCGGGAGTTGATCGTGCGCCAGGCGCAGGCGTTTTATGACGTGGGGACAAGGGCCAAGATCGACTTAGTCAGGGCGCAGTCGAACCTGTTCAGCGCCCAATCCGATCTGATCGCCGCGCAAAACACCATGAGAGTCTCTTGGGTCACGCTCAAGAATGCCATGGGACTGCCGGACCTTCCGGAACAGTCAGTCACTACGGTAACGGCCGATCAGGTCGAAAAATTTTCCGTGACGACGTTTCCACTCAATCTCGAACAGGCCAGATCTCAGTCGTTCGATATACGGCCGGAGCTGCTAAGCTTCAAAGCGCAGTTGAGAGCCCAAGACCAGGTCATTGCAACGAACCGGAGAGGGCACTTGCCGGACTTGACCCTGGACGCGAATGCCGGGTGGAGCAACGTGAGCGGCGACTCCTCTTGTCCAACCAGGCTGATCAATGATCCAACTACTAATGTTGTAACATCGAGGAGAACCTGCACGACTCCCCGACCTCTTTTCCCCTTAGACTCAAGCTGGCAGGTTCAACTTAGCTTGACCATCCCCGTCTTCGACGGCTTCCGAACCACGAACAAAGTTGCGGAGTCCGTGCGCACTTACTACGCCGTCAAGGCCCAGGCGGAGCAGCAAAGACAGCAAGTTGCCTTGGAGGTCGAACAAGGCTATGCTAACCTCGTCAGCGCTCAAGAGAGGATCAAAGCGACGAGAGCAGCGGAACAAGCCGCCAGAGAAAATCTCGAGTTGGCCAACGGCCGCTATCAAGTCGGCGTCGGCTCGATCATCGAAGTGACCGACGCGCAAGCCTTATACGTCAGCGCGGAGGTCGATTACGTCAATTCCCTTTACAATTATAAGATTGCGGAGGCGCAGCTCTTGAGAGCGGTCGGCACGCCGTAA